A section of the Cololabis saira isolate AMF1-May2022 chromosome 6, fColSai1.1, whole genome shotgun sequence genome encodes:
- the trim13 gene encoding tripartite motif-containing 13 translates to MMMEQLEEELTCPVCCSLFEDPRVLLCSHSFCKKCLEGLLEGSRGPAFRAPLKCPTCRKETPHNGANSLQINYSLRGIVEKFSKIKVMPKMSVCKQHCEQPLNIFCATDLKLICGFCATTDEHTGHAFSSLEEAYGREKEAFEHLLHGVERWRSKETQSCLETLQGSKKKALQSVGKDAQKVEEYFDKLIGSLECKKSEILSDFETLKLVVMQAYDPEIARLSAALEEQRCALAMARSFRSGSGTPASAGGSAADPLRFLQQMQEFREKLRFLQETPLPSRKDMDAGSLVRNFDVRKWDSLRLRDVDRIAVPHEGGSYRTHAGPRTACFRRVTLYLLLLLLPGLIFLLPPCSLDAHLSISAVEPYLSGLLSHMETHLREITSLCNSLMDAGQECVTKLYDSAVHFITSPGVS, encoded by the coding sequence ATGATGATGGAGCAGCTGGAAGAGGAGCTTACGTGCCCGGTGTGCTGCAGTCTCTTCGAGGATCCCCGGGTCCTCCTCTGCTCTCACAGTTTCTGCAAGAAATGTTTGGAGGGACTTCTGGAGGGGAGCAGAGGTCCGGCGTTCCGGGCTCCTCTCAAATGCCCCACATGCCGCAAAGAGACGCCGCACAACGGCGCAAACAGCCTGCAGATCAACTACTCCCTCCGCGGGATAGTGGAGAAGTTCAGCAAGATAAAAGTCATGCCCAAAATGTCCGTTTGCAAGCAGCACTGCGAGCAGCCGCTCAACATTTTCTGCGCCACCGATTTGAAACTAATTTGCGGATTTTGCGCCACGACGGATGAGCACACCGGGCACGCGTTTTCCTCCCTGGAGGAGGCGTACGGGAGGGAGAAGGAGGCTTTTGAGCATCTGCTGCACGgggtggagagatggaggagcaAGGAGACGCAATCCTGCCTGGAGACGCTGCAGGGCAGCAAGAAAAAGGCGCTGCAGTCGGTGGGCAAGGACGCGCAAAAGGTGGAGGAGTATTTCGACAAACTCATCGGTTCTCTCGAGTGCAAAAAGAGTGAGATTCTCTCCGACTTCGAGACGCTGAAGCTGGTGGTGATGCAGGCGTATGATCCGGAGATTGCGCGGCTCAGCGCGGCGTTGGAGGAGCAGAGATGCGCCCTGGCCATGGCCAGGTCGTTCCGGAGCGGCTCTGGAACTCCTGCATCTGCTGGAGGAAGCGCAGCGGACCCGCTGCGCTTCCTCCAGCAGATGCAGGAGTTCAGGGAGAAGCTCAGGTTCCTGCAGGAGACTCCTCTCCCTTCCAGGAAGGACATGGACGCCGGATCCCTGGTGCGTAATTTCGACGTGAGGAAGTGGGACTCGCTGCGCCTCCGGGACGTGGACAGGATCGCGGTCCCACACGAGGGGGGGTCCTACAGAACCCACGCAGGTCCGAGGACCGCATGTTTCCGGAGAGTGACTCTTTACCTactgctgcttcttcttccaGGACTCATTTTCCTCCTGCCCCCCTGCAGCCTGGACGCGCATCTTTCCATCTCCGCCGTGGAGCCTTATCTCTCCGGCCTCCTCTCCCACATGGAAACGCACCTGCGGGAAATCACCTCCCTGTGCAACAGTTTGATGGATGCAGGTCAGGAATGTGTCACCAAGTTATATGACTCGGCTGTCCACTTTATTACCAGTCCTGGGGTGTCTTAA
- the spryd7b gene encoding SPRY domain-containing protein 7b, protein MAAAMFTCCFGCCGEGGSGHIPLKEMPTVQLDTHHMGTDVVIVKSGRRICGTGGCLANAPLHQNKSYFEFKIQSTGVWGVGVATQKVNLNQVPFGRDTNSLVLRHDGSVYHNNEEKNRLPANSLPQEGDIVGITYDHVELNLYLNGKNMHCPASGIRGTVFPVVYVDDSAILDCQFSDFYHTAPQGFEKILFEQQIF, encoded by the exons ATGGCTGCTGCGATGTTTACGTGCTGCTTCGGCTGCTGCGGCGAGGGCGGATCGGGGCACATTCCCCTCAAAGAGATGCCCACGGTGCAGCTGGACACGCACCACATGG GTACAGACGTGGTGATCGTGAAAAGCGGCCGGAGGATATGCGGCACCGGAGGCTGCCTGGCCAACGCTCCGCTGCACCAGAACAAAAGTTACTTTGAGTTTAAGATCCAGTCCACTG GCGTGTGGGGAGTCGGAGTGGCCACCCAGAAGGTGAATCTCAACCAAGTGCCTTtcggcagagacacaaacagcctgGTCCTGAGGCACGACGGGTCGGTTTACCACAACAACGAGGAGAAGAACCGGCTACCGGCCAACAGCCTTCCCCAGGAGGGAGACATCGTA GGCATCACCTACGACCACGTGGAGCTGAACTTGTACCTGAACGGGAAGAACATGCACTGTCCCGCCTCCGGGATCCGCGGCACCGTGTTCCCCGTCGTTTATG TGGACGACAGCGCCATCCTGGACTGCCAGTTTAGTGACTTCTACCACACGGCTCCACAGGGGTTTGAGAAGATCCTGTTTGAGCAGCAGATCTTCTAG